AGATCTACAATTGGTATTTCGATTAGCTTGGTTGATCTGCAAACGTATATATTTTCGATTGTGCTCAGGGCAAGTGATAgactgtcatatttttcagtCAAAGTGTCTAAAAATCTGTTGCTATCATCTGTTTCATCCAAATACAAAATTCTATTTATAATACTGTCCaatttgaaatcaaatattggaatatttaatttcatatcaaTCAAGACAAATCCTATCTTAACTAAAACACTAACAGACGCTTGTTTAGCAATAAAATCTTCCGTCAGGTACTTCTCCACCAAGTTTATGGCAAACTTTGTAGTCCTTTCACCATCTGTAAATGAGTGCATCTGTTCATAGCGGCTATTAATTCGTGACCAGTCGCGTAACTGTTCCTACaagaacaaataattattacagagACCGATTGCAGTATTGTATTACTAGGATAGATTGTTCATGTAACATTACagtaatataaattaaaactaTTGTCAAATATACTATCTGTCACAATTCGTAAAATCTGGCAGTGTTTTAGTAATAAGTATGTAAGTATGAAACAAAACAACGAAATCAGATTACACATATATGGCCATTTTTAATTAGTGTTAAAATGACTTGGCTCATTTGAATTCTAGAATGACTTTACTGTTATCTGCTTCAACGAAAGGAAAGAATAATTTATGCGAAGTTTTGATTGATCAGTCAGCTTAATCAAGAACTCAAGTTTTTGTTTACCTGGAGTttggagaataaattaatataaacCTGTCAAATATTTAGACTTAAATTTGCCATTTTGTACTGTTCGATAGCTTACCAAATTTGATTTACTCTTCAAGACCTTATTATGAGTTGTGGATCAAGCTAGGTTGATCAATATTTTAAGtgcataaaaaataacaattgatTCGAACTGAAACAGATCGATACGAGTCCAAATAAAAACACCCAGTATTGCAATTAGATCGAAACTCTGGTTAAACGTACAATGAGATTTGTTCTGACTAAATAGCGCTGGTGTGCGGCCGGAGAGATCCTACGACACAATAGGGTAGTTAAAGATGCAGCAAGAGCAGATGTTACATCTGGAATTCTTGGCCGAAATTTATCACCTTTCTCGGTGCAATTATCCAggttaatttttgaaacttctTCACTGCCATTGACCAGTATGGATCTCATGATATTAAAGTTTGTCATTGTTACTCTCCtaaaataagaatgaaatggaaaacATTGTTATTCTATCACGTCAGAAAGTATAGTTACTTCACAGCTGGTAAATTTGCATcttctgtattttttgaaGCATAGTATCAACGGCAGGCATCTCTTTTCACTTGATGGTTCATTAGAGGTCACATACGTACCTGAATACCTGTCACATTCAGGATTCAAGAGACGTAAATTACATATTCGGGGATCGCATTCATACGTCTCACTAAATCCCGTGTCGGAATTATCCTTTGGTTTGCATACTCACGAATGGAATCATTCTGAAAAAAGAGTGGAAATTACTGTCGTATCAAAATATTGACCAGTACAGGACAGTATTGGTTTTATCCACTGATATAGTCTCAGTACATGCATCAGTGATTTTATCATTTAGCGCCGCTAAATTTGCTCGCATTTTCACGTTCCATGACTTTATAACTTCTTCATAAGCACTTACAGCGCCCCTAGACGTTCGACGTTGAACTAAATAACATGATTTGATCGGATGGATCTAACAGAATAGCTAAGGGCCACGAGTGGGGAAGAACAGCTAGGCAGGAGCGTGCAGCTACCCCCACTCCATGGGAAGAGCGACAGAAAGGGTGGGAGAATTATTATCTTCCGTCCTTCAGAGAACTGATAATCTCTTTCTTCAGAGCGCCATGCGGCCTCAGTTGTTTCCGAGCAATCCGAGCGAAGTGTTCTCGATATCAGTTCAACATTTAGACCGCGTTGTTCAGGTTGTGTCACGTTGTTCGATCAGTGTATTTCCACCATACTCAGCTGTGAATATTACACGAGGATCAGCGTATAGCCTTAA
Above is a genomic segment from Neodiprion pinetum isolate iyNeoPine1 chromosome 1, iyNeoPine1.2, whole genome shotgun sequence containing:
- the LOC124211012 gene encoding uncharacterized protein, with amino-acid sequence MTNFNIMRSILVNGSEEVSKINLDNCTEKGDKFRPRIPDVTSALAASLTTLLCRRISPAAHQRYLVRTNLIEQLRDWSRINSRYEQMHSFTDGERTTKFAINLVEKYLTEDFIAKQASVSVLVKIGFVLIDMKLNIPIFDFKLDSIINRILYLDETDDSNRFLDTLTEKYDSLSLALSTIENIYVCRSTKLIEIPIVDLFMLFNANHSEGSLDSDIIEKHMNPSIKHCSDDVNCNQLLKYSSKSPRIFQLLSSVMKEMFAYTNCSEMCVNFIQYILNHISKLCDEKKPKILDLYPRNLQCAVILVRIEPNLHTNNSKEYVIQMLKRIYSLNKEELLILLSHFPVWLKEVSNLVPYSDNPLSR